A stretch of DNA from Calditrichota bacterium:
ACCCAAACATCTCACTCAAAGGAACCATTGCGGCAATTACCTGGGCATCCTTTCGCGGAACAATTCCGATCACTTTGCCCCTGCGCGAATTTAAATCACCCATCACATCGCCCATGTACTCCTCCGGAACCACAATTTCAATATTCATGATCGGTTCCAAAAGTACAGGGTCTGCCTTGGATGCCGCTTCCTTCAGAGCCATCGATCCGGCAATTTTAAAGGCGATTTCGGAGCTGTCCACCGGGTGATAGGAGCCGTCAATCAGGGTCGCTTTGACATCGATCATCGGAAAACCGGCAATTACACCGTTTCCGAGGGCTTCCTCGATGCCCTGTTTGGTCGGATTGATGTATTCCCGGGGCACCGCACCGCCGATAATTTTATTCTCAAAGATAAAACCAGCCCCCTTTTCCGCCGGTTCCAATTCGATAACCACGTGCCCGTACTGCCCCCGTCCACCGGATTGACGGACGAATTTTCCCTCGGCTTTGACCTTTTTACGAATCGTTTCCCGATAAGCCACCTGCGGGCGCCCGACATTGGCCTGAACCTTAAATTCCCGCATCATGCGGTCGATCAAAATATCCAGGTGAAGTTCCCCCATACCCGAAATAATGGTTTGTCCCGTCTCGTCATCGGTTCGAACCTGAAACGTCGGATCTTCATCCGCTAATTTCATCAGAGCATCAGACAGTTTATCGCCGTCTGCTTTCGATTTGGGCTCGATAGCGACGGAAATAACCGGCTCGGGAAACTCCATTTTTTCCAAAACAATGGGATGCTTTTCATCGCAAAGGGTATCGCCGGTTTTCGTGTTTTTCAAGCCGACCGCTGCGACAATATCCCCGGTAAAAACGGCCTCAATATCCTGACGTTTGTTTGCCATCATTTGAAGCACGCGGCCGATACGCTCCTTTTTGCCAGAATTTGTATTCATGACATAGGAACCCGTTTTCAGCGTACCGGAATAAACCCTGAAATAGGTGAGTTTTCCGACATAGGGATCACTCATAATTTTAAACGCCAAGGCAGAAAAAGGAGCATCGTCCCTGGCTTCCCGCACTTCCTCTTTCCCGGTTTTCGGATTAAATCCCTTTACCGGAGGCAGGTCGGCCGGGGAAGGCAAATAATCAATAACTGCATCCAAAAGCCGTTGGACCCCTTTGTTTTTAAAAGCACTTCCGCAAAGAACCGGAACGGCGCTTACATCCAGAGTGGCCTTCCGCATGGCACTTTTAATTTCCTCTTCGGAAACCTCTTCCCCCTCCAAAAATTTTTCCATCAATGTGTCATCATAATCCGAAAGGGATTCCAGCATGTGCGATCGATATTCCTGGGCCAATTCCACCATATCCTTCGGAAT
This window harbors:
- the fusA gene encoding elongation factor G, whose translation is MKREFPIEKTRNIGIMAHIDAGKTTTTERILYYTGRIHRMGEVHEGAATTDWMEQEKERGITITSASVTSFWKKHRINIIDTPGHVDFTAEVERSLRVLDGAIAVFCGVGGVEPQSETVWRQADKYNVPRIAFVNKMDRSGADFFAVVRAIKERLGGNPVPIQIPIGSGDMFTGLIDLIQMKGVIYNEKTLGANWDEVDIPKDMVELAQEYRSHMLESLSDYDDTLMEKFLEGEEVSEEEIKSAMRKATLDVSAVPVLCGSAFKNKGVQRLLDAVIDYLPSPADLPPVKGFNPKTGKEEVREARDDAPFSALAFKIMSDPYVGKLTYFRVYSGTLKTGSYVMNTNSGKKERIGRVLQMMANKRQDIEAVFTGDIVAAVGLKNTKTGDTLCDEKHPIVLEKMEFPEPVISVAIEPKSKADGDKLSDALMKLADEDPTFQVRTDDETGQTIISGMGELHLDILIDRMMREFKVQANVGRPQVAYRETIRKKVKAEGKFVRQSGGRGQYGHVVIELEPAEKGAGFIFENKIIGGAVPREYINPTKQGIEEALGNGVIAGFPMIDVKATLIDGSYHPVDSSEIAFKIAGSMALKEAASKADPVLLEPIMNIEIVVPEEYMGDVMGDLNSRRGKVIGIVPRKDAQVIAAMVPLSEMFGYATQLRSITQGRAIYTMQFSHYQEAPQSIVDEIIKKIRG